In Anopheles gambiae chromosome 2, idAnoGambNW_F1_1, whole genome shotgun sequence, a single window of DNA contains:
- the LOC1276108 gene encoding uncharacterized protein LOC1276108: MSFQEKKSLLFSSLESAEQSIGTDSVLHQNVNETDYSLDRMSQSRTKPIRVDRYQGRESIFKRPNAPIGRCLKRSNLPDYKRNPHKWTKYTLEDVDTSDRSNTAAAFSFLKQMEDQREAAHPDDGANQQPRAEFCRSVVRFNRSAHLRTQLEQADEPVETPVEDRPQFNGRRVLMPEYVVGQRDPKRAKRTSNQRKAGGAKQAGKGAALQLDHLMEENEEESNEEDAEEQTEMD, encoded by the exons ATGAGTTTTCAAGAGAAAAAGAGCCTCCTGTTTTCATCGCTGGAGTCGGCCGAACAGAGCATCGGGACCGACTCGGTTCTGCACCAAAATGTGAACGAAACGGACTACAGCCTCGACCGCATGTCGCAATCGCGCACCAAACCGATCCGAGTGGACCGCTACCAGGGCCGGGAGAGCATCTTCAAGCGACCGAACGCACCGATCGGCCGGTGCCTGAAGCGCTCCAACCTGCCAGACTATAAG CGTAACCCGCACAAATGGACCAAGTACACGCTGGAGGATGTGGATACGTCCGATCGGAGCAACACGGCGGCCGCCTTTTCCTTTCTCAAACAGATGGAGGACCAGCGAGAAGCGGCCCACCCTGATGATGGGGCGAACCAGCAGCCCCGGGCCGAGTTTTGCAGGTCGGTGGTGCGCTTTAACCGATCCGCACACTTGCGGACCCAGCTGGAGCAGGCGGATGAACCGGTTGAAACGCCCGTCGAAGATAGGCCACAGTTTAACGGACGGCGTGTGCTCATGCCCGAGTACGTCGTGGGACAGAGAGATCCGAAAAGGGCCAAGCGGACATCGAACCAGCGAAAGGCTGGCGGTGCGAAGCAGGCTGGCAAAGGGGCAGCATTACAGCTGGATCATttgatggaagaaaatgaagagGAATCTAATGAGGAAGATGCTGAAGAACAAACAGAAATGGATTGA
- the LOC1276109 gene encoding small integral membrane protein 13, with protein sequence MNVQDGINAAFSVLVSVLIVIVLVCLGWYLVWKLFLSRFKLVRELLGIAQSNEHSPVHSATGRDYSTATGSSGVVGGGSSIIGGSINADNRSRTRKVRRD encoded by the exons ATGAATGTGCAGGATGGTATAAATGCTGCATTTTCGGTGCTCGTTTCGGTGCTCATAGTGATAGTGCTAGTTTGTTTAG GTTGGTATCTAGTGTGGAAGCTGTTTCTCTCCCGCTTCAAGCTGGTCCGCGAGCTGCTCGGCATTGCCCAATCGAACGAACATTCGCCAGTGCACAGCGCCACGGGCAGGGATTACTCAACGGCAACGGGCAGTAGCGGTGTGGTCGGCGGTGGTAGCAGCATAATCGGCGGCAGCATAAACGCCGATAATCGCTCCCGTACCCGTAAGGTGCGAAGAGATTAG
- the LOC133390933 gene encoding N-alpha-acetyltransferase daf-31: MNIRCAKPEDLMNMQHCNLLCLPENYQMKYYFYHGLTWPQVSYVAEDDKGNIVGYVLAKMEEPEPGEESTHGHITSLAVKRSYRRLGLAQKLMNQASKAMVECFNAQYVSLHVRKSNRAALNLYTNSLGFKILEIEPKYYADGEDAYSMRRDLSELVNNSDRPPAERNELNDVGGDERIVTNRQKGPVVLPHHGDGHAGHDGHCC; this comes from the coding sequence ATGAATATCCGCTGCGCCAAGCCCGAAGATCTGATGAACATGCAGCACTGCAATCTGCTGTGCCTGCCGGAAAACTATCAGATGAAGTACTACTTCTACCACGGGCTGACGTGGCCCCAGGTCAGCTACGTGGCGGAGGACGACAAGGGCAACATCGTGGGGTACGTGCTGGCCAAGATGGAGGAGCCGGAACCGGGCGAGGAAAGCACACACGGCCACATTACGTCGCTGGCGGTGAAGCGGTCCTACCGGCGGCTCGGCCTCGCCCAGAAGCTGATGAACCAGGCGTCCAAAGCGATGGTGGAGTGCTTCAACGCGCAGTACGTCTCGCTGCACGTGCGCAAATCGAACCGGGCGGCGCTGAATCTGTACACCAACTCGCTCGGCTTCAAGATACTGGAGATTGAGCCGAAGTACTACGCGGACGGCGAGGATGCGTACTCGATGCGGCGCGATCTTTCCGAGCTGGTGAACAACAGCGACCGGCCGCCggcggaacggaacgaacTGAACGATGTCGGGGGCGACGAGCGGATAGTAACGAACCGTCAGAAGGGACCGGTCGTGCTGCCGCATCATGGCGATGGGCACGCGGGACACGATGGCCACTGCTGCTAG